In Uloborus diversus isolate 005 unplaced genomic scaffold, Udiv.v.3.1 scaffold_866, whole genome shotgun sequence, the genomic window GCTTAGCTATGCTCTGAGCAACTTCCTGCATTTCCATTAGGAGAAAGATATTGTCAAAATCTTAATCTTTTGAGCTCAGCAGCAAAAATTGCTTCATGTTACTGGAAGAGAGTTCAATGCTATTCCTTCTAGCTTAGGTGAGAAGTTTCCACACTTATCATATGcaaaactgcaaatgaatttTCCTCCAGCAGATATGAGCAAAAATCACCTTCGCATAACACAAGTACGAAACTATCCAAGACGAATTTTCTCTATTGGAATATGATCCTTTTTTACAATAAATCCTAATTAAAAATGGAATGAGCACTTTTCAacctttaactttttattttaatgaaggtGTCTACTACCGATTTGATGGTTCAAAATTCCAATATATTTATTTCCCTTATATTACAGTTTTAAATTTTCCAGtcccatatttttattttttctgcaatttctatTTTATTGTGCAATTTCTTAATAACATTCATACTTTTTCTTGTTATATTAATAACAGATGAGCTTTATTTCTCTGTTCTGTAACttccttttagttttaaaaaatgttttttgacttaaaatcagttttaaaacatgaaaggagttttctttttctccaaataaTGACTTCAGAAACTTCAACTATTAGTTAGTTTacatttataaaagttgaaattaatatttaaaaatttactaagGTATTATATTTCAAGTATTGCATCAACAGAAAACCTTCATAATGTGATACAAAAACCAATTTTCAAGCAATGCATAtgcttaaaatcaaatttaatacaGATGAAATAATATAATGCTACAGCTTGACCATGAAGAGATGGTGGGTGAACTCAAAGTAAAAACagaccacttcattttgtaatacgTAGGATCAGTGGGAATGAGCGACTTGACTGTTTCGGAATCTTGTTCTAGCTGATTCTactgattacaaaatgaaatagtCTGCGTTTGCTTTCAGTTTACCCTCGATCTCTCTGTAGTCAAGCTTTATAAAAACTTAGATAATATTGACAAACAAACAGAAGCTGTATGCAGGATATTTCATAACTTGGCAGAAATTTTGATATTGTTTGTACAAATTTCTTTATTGAGCTGTAGTTAGCCAGTTTTGTTGTTCCTCCAGATAATACTCAAAAAAAGAGcagctataatttaaaaaaaaaaaaaaacatgctgagGTCGCATAGTGGCACTCCACTCacacaaaaataaagaacttgtgagtcggactgttttttttttttttttttcgcagaaaatttaagaaactatttaaGTTTGCAGACTGTTATACATTTAATCTGGATCTGATGCTTTAACTACAAAAaagtgtggggagggggggggggggcaaataaaTTGGGTAATGTTATGTGAGACAAAAATCAAATGAGttggatgaaaaaataaatacattggcctatgtatttattcatttgactAAACTCAGACTGGgctaagaagaaaaagaaaagtttttactcTTGATAGGTCTTGTAACTTGTATTATCGACAATATCATACTATCTGTATATTATAGCACTTGACTTATGACATAACATTCTCTCTCCCTGTCCAAGAGTATAACAAAAAAAGGAGGTGTTCCTCCCCCTTCCCTTCCTTCCCTATCCTATCCTATCTATATTTAGCttcaaaatcattgataagaaaaCAAGTGTGTTAATTGTACTGTGTTTCTATTTACTGTTACCTCTCTTAAGGTAAAATATATACTTGAAATATAAAAGGTCGACAGATTGATTATtgggtcatttcacagtatttcggacatttatgtagagtccgtaacatgactgtttttgccatatttttttaatttactgcttgattagcacattattttgTTCTGAGTTTGTCCTGCCAACACACAAACTGAAATtacaataatttgcaaatcaaacagtaatttAAGTAACAGTAATTTATGGCACAAAAAGTGTCATGGTACAAACTACATTTTTCCGAAACACCGTGAGGGAGAGAAATGGCCCTATTCCTTTAAATTTCCAGATCAAAAATCTTTGAGAATCTAGGGAACTGCACTTTCTCCAGAGTTCCATCAAAACCAGagaaggacggatacaagggaggggcgatgggggtgATCAGCCCTCCTTTGAGCCTTAAAAGGGacgaatttttccaaattgaagtcctgaaatgCAAGTATAGGCCCTTTTTGATTATGTCAAGAAAATGAATAGGGTTTGAATCTCTCCtccagaaactttttgaaattgaagattcaaacaggcagttttagactatctttggcgATATTAGAAGAAGAAATCTCTAAGCCTCTCCCTgggcattttctgaaatataagtCATAACAAAGTGATTGTAGACATCTCGGGAAACGTTACGGGAAATAATGGCTTCAATGACTAATCTCTGGTAATTTTTCAGaaccaaagtttcaaaaatcgtaatttttgacgacctttgatgatgttagaaggggggaggggggacaaaatattcctctgaaattacatgaaattgaagttctaaaatgcagttttagaataTCTCTTCCAACAAAACAGGAAAAGAATGCCTTCGGGACATCACTGgctaaatttctatattttagttgttttagatcgaaactccccccccccctccccctaacatGTATAAACCAAATATGTAGTAAGAGATCAATTGAAAAATCAACCGGCCCTTCCTTGAAagctttctggatccgtccttgaaaCCAAAGTTGGCTCTTAGGtggcaaaaactagttttaagcatcaaaaaactaagttgctgctgagaaaattataaaaggcaaatttcataagtaattttctagcatactttaaatttatgttattaaTTCACATTATAAATATTCATTAGTTTATTGTTATATAAATTGCAACCGTATAACTTCAAGAAAATAAGTTCAAGCATTCATAAAACACATTTAACGTCTTGTGCTTATTTGGTACAGCTTAAATTGCAATGACACGAAGAATTAAACAACACTTTAGAGGTACTGAGGCTTCAGGTCAACAAAAAAAGTATTGAGGTTTCAAcacaaaaaacatattaaaacttcCTCTTACcgtttttgaaatcaatttaaaattttcaacttccgaAAAAAGTAAGCCTAAATCACAAATTTTCACATTACTTTTGTAAACAGCAGCTAAAAAAAGCAATAGCAACACTGGTAGTAGGCTGAAATCTTAATAATATCATGTCTGGGAAGAATAACAAGAATTGCCAGACCCGTTaactgtttttttaattgttagaaataattttccaaatgCATTTCTATTCACATGAAAACAATaacatatttaactttttctatcaaaatttttgaatagcaagaAAAACATTCTCCTAGCTTGCATTTTTTCTCAAATgtacttgaattaattaaatgttttaaagctaAATTCCACAAATTACATTTGTAGCATTAAATTATGCACAATTAAAGGTGCAAAATAATACAACTTTAacctatttaattatttaaataatcaaggtacattattttaaagtttgtccaAGTTCTCCTggcctaggaatgagttcaactATTATTGGTAAAAAGGAGTTTTCAATCTGATGAAATAGCAACACTGCATATTCTcgccattttgttggattcctctAATATTTTGTAGTTTCGGTTTCTCTAGTGGTCTtacaataattttgaaattcaaaactgAGGTACTTAACATTTTTGCTGTCACTCTACTAAACAACAATTATGTTTGTTAAGAGGTTTGTTTTAATTATTCCCATTTTGTGTAACTTAATTAAGAgataagaatagaaaaataactctTTTAACCTTAAATATAATTCTGGGTCTTGGTAACAGGCTCTGTAGGTACAATGTCACTCTGCTTGCATGAAAAACTGTCCCCCTTTTGGCATTTTCTGTACTAGGACAGCACAGCTAAACTGAAATATGGTTTAAGTCAGTTCTCTTGATTTTCCTCCCATTAAGCTTTATATAAAGATTcagtttcaaaatgttaaaaatatttgaaacatttttatttttaaagaatttgattAGAAAATgacaggtttttggagaatcatctAGCGGTCATTTACAAAAATTAAGGAGTtagattttcagaataaataatattcttttctattttcattttgaactcCAGATACACGTTAGTGagtaaaaaaatgggggggggggaggcatgtaATGACCATTTGGCGGGAGCAATTTTGAAAAGGGGAAAATGATGGTCATGTTAGGATTCAGGGGGACATTTTACAGAAGAATCGGCAAGACGTGTGttagaaacattttaaaggtatttttctgCAGTACAGTGTTACTGGTCCTCATAACCAGACCTAGATGAAATTTAAAACTGtctgtcaattaaaaaaaattcttaacatttatttgcaaaagaatgctATGTTCCTCTCAAAGCTTATACTATGGTCAACAGCAATCAAGTTGAAAGCGAGCAGAGTACCACTATAcaatcagcattttttaaaaaatatatttacaccaGTTTCCTATTATCAATTGGGGGGACTCCAAAATTGCTGACTAATATCTGTCTCTTGTCAAAAAAATTAGTAGcgaataaatttgtttaaaaaacatcaaaattgtcAGCAAAACGGGACGGATGTGAAACTCGGTCTTCATGAAAAAAATTGATGAACAGATTTCTGTCCTTCAATTTCACTGGGTTAAAAAACACCTTAAAAATCGAAGGTTAGAAATTCCTTTGCAGATTTTTTATAAAGACAGAATTCCATTCTCAATACTGAAAAGTGGTACCCATGGTTGGCGTGTTTGTCTGTATTATCTAGGTCTGCTCATAACAGTGACAGtttagatattttcaaaatgttttataagTATGTAAAAGCTTGTTAGGAGTGTCAAAAAGCATCATTCCCTTTCTCTCATTAGTTTCAGTGATGGTTTTTACtaacacatgtttttaaaattattctttcttttcttcaatGGGCGTATGATGGTCTTTTAAATGCCGGGTCAAAGAACCTTTCCAAGTATAAGACTTCCCACAAAATTGACATGAATAAATCTCTTCTCCTGTATGCGTTCTTGAATGCACTTGAAGTAATTTTACATTACGAAATCCCTGGTGACAGTGCTCGCATTTGTAGGGCATTTCTCTCGTGTGAAGCTCAACATGTCTTTTCAAGGATTTAAGATCGTAAAACACTTTTATGCAGATTTCACAAGAGTAAGGCTTGTCTCCAGTATGATTCGCCATATGAGAATTCAATTGCACTTTTTGGATGAAACCTTTCCCACAAACCTCGCAGGAATagggtttctctccagtatgcaGTGCTACATGATTCTTAAGGCcccatttttgagtgaaagatTTTCCACAAACCTCGCACACGTGGGGTTTACTTCCAGTATGCGAGGTCAGATGAGCAGTCAGTTGAACTTTCTGGATGAATGCCTTTTCACAGTAATCGCAAGGGTATGGCCTTTCCCCCGTATGCAAACTCCAATGAGTTATCAGGTTCCATTTTGTGGTGAATGTTTTTGCACAAAGTTGACACACATAGGGTTTCTTTCCTGTATGAGAAATCAAATGGGTGTGTAGTTGCACTTTCTGAATAAAAGACTTTCCACAGTGTTCACACGTGAaaggtttttcaccagtatgccTTGCCATGTGATATTTCATGCTTGAACTCATAGTGACTTGTTTCTCGCAAATTTCACAAGTGTGTGATGACTTCTTTCCTGTATGGGATACCATATGAGCCATCAATTGAGCTTCCTGGGTGAACGAATCTCCGCAATTGTTGCAGTTGAAAGGGTTCTCACCTGCAGGCTCTGCCATTTCTGTTTCAACACTTGGGGTGCCACTCTTTCCACTGTGGGATGCCACATGAGCTGTCAATTGAGCTTCCTGGGTGAACGAATCTCCGCAATTGTTGCAGTTGAAAGGGTTCTCACCTGCAGGCTCTGCCATTTCTGTTTCAACACTTGGGGTGCCACTCTTTCCACTGTGGGATGCCACATGAGCTGTCAATTGAGCTTCCTGGGTGAACGAATCTCCGCAATTGTTGCAGGTGAAAGGGTTCTCACCTGCAGGCTCTGCCATTTCTATTCCGACACTTGGGGTGCCACTCTTTCCACTGTGGGATGCCACATGAGCTGTCAATTGAGCTACCTGGGTGAACGAATCTCCGCAATTGTTGCAGGTGAAAGGGTTCTTACCTGCAGGCTCTGCCATTTCTGTTTCAACACTTGGGGTGCCACTCTTTCCAGTGTGGGATGCCAAATGAGCTGTCAATTGAGCTTCTTGAATGAACGAATCTCCGCAATTATTGCAGGTGAAAGTTTTATCGCTTGCATGCACTGCCAGCTCTGTTTTGACACTTTCTTTCATAGTGCAAATTTACTCAGAAACTTCACCAGTAGCATGGTTCTGATTTTCCGAATATGATTTTAAGTGGGCTTTACAGCTACCTTCAGTGAATGAAGTTTcacaacaaatatatttttctcctgCTTTTTCACTAGACATCTTCTGTTACTTTTCACACTTGTACTTATCCAAGCCTTTATAATATATGCTCTTAACTATTTTCACTTGTAACTAATTCAATCTTTGAGACAATAACTGGAGCTATGCACTTTTACATCATTATGACATGTGTTCTGAGAAAATTAACTTCATGCACAAACAAACCATACCAATAAACATTAACTTGCCAATCTGAAGATTAAAAAGCACCATCAACATTTATATCAAAACAAGATACAATTCTTCATTGTGTAGTACTTACTAGCTGCTCTCCTTGCgaaattgaaatactttttgcAACGAAAGCACTGATCTTTAGtacgaaactaaaaataattcttgaaatGTTCTTTTTATAGACAATCCGCATCAATCAGAAAGTAGTCATtcatcctggaaaataatgaatTCTTGGAATAACTatttgtaaaaaaggaaaaagtacaagtttttttttttttttgcaattatataAGAATCATTGAACTATACAAGTAAAGTGTCAAATGCTATAGTAATTGGGATTGCATAGGGAGATCTAGTTTGGCAAAACAAGCAAATAGTTGCATTCTCTCTACACTGCTTTGTACCTTAAATATTTCACTGTCGAGAAATATGATACAGTCGGGAAAAAAGTCAAATGAACGAaactaattgaaataaattcTGCGTCAGGAACATAGTTTGTAACTTttgtttccattttaaatttattcacctCCATCACACCTCCTGACAACCAATGTTAGCAACATCCTGCACCATTGCaaggaaaaaagtaatttaaaatgggATCTTTTAAGATCGGCAACAAAAACTGCTTCGTGCTACAGGGAGAAGATTTGATGTGATTTCTTCAAACTTTGGTGATGCCTATCCACTCCATTTACTATCCACAAAACTGTTActggatgaaaatatttttttctgaaacagatgTCATGAACAAAAATACAAACACAAGATTACCCAATGCAAATTACTCTGATGGAATATGATTCTTTTTTTGCGATCAAAACTAAATTACCAATGAAGCAAATTTACaagttgctacattaaaaattttgtgatGACTTCACACTcttggtttctttttttcttcttggtTCTTCTTCttgattttttctctctctctcttaaattTTCTATGAAATAGGGTATGTGTTGCAAGAGAAACAGCTGGACATTGGCACTTGTCGACTTGTTTACTTAATAACTTGGCAGAAACAAGAAAATCATTTACATTGTCATCCTTTTTTCTCTTTAGCGTTTCAATGATTTGATATTCAAACAGTAAGTTTGCATGTTATATTCATTTGTAGGATTACAATACATTACAAAGTCCATTTTCAGCAAAGCACAAATTGGATATTGGCAAGTTTCCTAAATAATCTTTGCGTCATCCATCAAATGAGTTATGAAGTGTGTAATGTCAGTTACGTTGAAGTCTTCAAACAGTAAGTTCCTTCCATGCACTCaatttgaagtgaaatttttccacttaAATGGCTATAAACAATTTTTTCACGAGTACTGAATTTTGAAGCTAACATGAATTCCTTGCCCACAGCACGAAATTTTTTGATAGAGAATCGCTCTGAATAAGTATTGGCcattaaatattggttttgtggaCGGACTTCTTCCcatgtttccctttttttttttttttagaaaaaaatcaaaaaagcctgattgtttaaatttaaatcagatttttttttatttttaataaatcttcaaaaaattgtagatattaatcaatttacatttttataaacataatatatttcatacaatagatgaatccattcagcttacttttaaactTAGGATaattctctaactattcaataaattcttaagaTTGATAATACGACAAAttatgcttagataagatgtgattttgttttatgcattGTAGATAATGTTTCCATCATGTGCGCTTTTAGTATAAAATACATTGAACagttacttttcttaactatattagtcataGTGCAtgagaaaaactgaaattttttattttgttctgaactgtaattttggagtaaaagcaatatttcaagagtgaaaatctgttacacacatagaaagagggatctatgtatcTTTGcttgttgaagttaagattgtataacagtttagagcaacacattataaaaatgcaaaattaatttataaaaataaaatcaactggttttaattaatgattttgtaaaaagaaatCAATGGATTCGAACTGTGAAATGTGAAAGTTAATGTAACAAAAAGTGGCACCTTTGTGCGCCACTTTAGATAAAGCtagaaaagagaaagtttcttacagttgaagaaaaaaagaaaaacattgatgaTAAGCAGGGAGCACTGATATCAATCTCATCAGTTGCACAGTAGCAActatcattatcttcatttttttagttataattatCATTAATCTATTATACAGagtatttattttactgtacAGCAGTAAAATAGAGCagcatttcattattattattgtgtcaATACATACAGTAACATatttgtctctctctctctctcattggttttttgcatcgtaacagtattttatattgaataatgCAGGACTTTTTTGAACACAATATAAAATCAGTTCTTTGTGTGGAAAAAGTTTAAACATACTTAAAGAATAGTTTACGACAGCTAAAGGGGCGTTTACAAGTGCCCAAAATAATTGTTATGTTTATCAAAAACTCATATACCCCTTTTCCACAATGTGATATTTCAACTTATGTTAGGGGTCTTGAAAGGCATAAATCAAGACTTCACTAAAATGAACTCGAAACAAATCATTAAAAGTAAGTTACATCATGCATACCATAATCAAATCTCAATAAGCATTCCACTATTTGACAATactcaatttttttatatttatttttatttcttttaactgcaTAGATGCCCGACAGTTCTGGAAATTAGCATTTTACTTGGTCATTTTCAAGGATTGGTTTCCATGACTTTCCACGACTTCCTCTTATAACTTCCCTTGATTCACAGAGaacaattttttccaaaaaaacacATGATTTTTACAAGAATTGTCTAAATTAATgctttgttaaaacaaaattgaaactaCCAGAGATATGACAtatgtttttgaacatttaaatcAAAGCCAAGTGCAACCAGCTGAGCAActataactaaaaaacaattatACAAAGACAAATATGACGATTTAGCTACAGgcgctctgggcccagctaggctggtgaAAGTTAGTTTACTAGTcgtcaatgaagatcaatggatATAAAGCTATCcaaccccttgctcattaccacctcttttaGTAAGCGAATTCATGCAAAAATGAGTAGTGATACTACTACacatatgaaaaataattacaatttttttaattttgctccaagaaaatgtatttatgaacCTTAAAAAGTTGACAGTTTTTTGGTAAATAACAACTCATACAAAACTTTTCCAGTTGGAAATTTAAATGCATATAATgcttttttctcagaaaaagctCTGATATGatacaaaaatttaacattattttaatgtaaatatattgaataatattaatttcaaaataaatttaaaaaataagagaacCTTTAAATTTGTGgcaataatgataaaataaatttactgGCAAAGAGGAAACCATTAagagttttaaaccttttttttttttttttttacttcagagagacattttaaaataaatatttcattttagaaacaaataaaagaattaaGCTATAGTGCATCGTATTTTAAAAGCCAAcagttttccaaaaattatgTAACTACCAATAAATTTATTCAGTACTaaaattaacaagaaaaaaaataaatatgtaaattatcaGAATGAGTAACAAAATCTGTCATTCATTATTGATAAGAGTAGTAATTGACTAACATGTTATGATCGTTAAAGTATTGGAAAAGGCTacacaaacgagctgatgtgggcatcacatgacttccttttatgccaatttaatgataatacagtaaactcccgattatccgcggaatagggtggcacggtaaccgtggATAAGCGAaagccgcggataatccgaacaatgggtaaaaaacgatactactgtatacaatagctaaaaaatatgaataaaactcaaacatacatttaagtcatagctaaaaacattgctacattgcatctactgacattgaatgtaaaaaaatatacgcATGTGAAAGCTAAACACGAacagtaacacaatcataagtttaaaaaacatttaaaatcaattgtgaaaagacccgcggataatccgaaccgcggacaatccgaccgccgataatcgggagtttactgtagttatagatgccttggagtaagcaaagaaatacttcaaatatttttgccccaagtttgttgcaaactgaaacaaacaaaaaaaaaaaaaaaacgtttcatacAGGTGAATTTTTCCAacattggacattttaatgtgattcgatGGTTAACTCTCTCAATATCACCAATAATGGCCCAAAATGAgaccaaatttataaaaaaaaaaaaaaaaaaaaaaaacggcaatttttttgccgccaagttggtgaccaaaagcttggtgaaATGTCACcaaatgtttgacaaattataacaccacttgagtttgcattgatattgttgaatgtaatcgctttctccattggtttaaaagaaagaactgtgcttatttcttattggaagagacatttgcagctttccacggagttcgcgaaatctcttctttaatccaccatcggacttaggagaaagcttattgctatttgtgaaacatcattggatgctgaaaatctgccct contains:
- the LOC129233981 gene encoding gastrula zinc finger protein XlCGF57.1-like, with the translated sequence MKESVKTELAVHASDKTFTCNNCGDSFIQEAQLTAHLASHTGKSGTPSVETEMAEPAGKNPFTCNNCGDSFTQVAQLTAHVASHSGKSGTPSVGIEMAEPAGENPFTCNNCGDSFTQEAQLTAHVASHSGKSGTPSVETEMAEPAGENPFNCNNCGDSFTQEAQLTAHVASHSGKSGTPSVETEMAEPAGENPFNCNNCGDSFTQEAQLMAHM